Part of the Tolypothrix sp. PCC 7910 genome, AATTAAGTATCCTTGAGAGGAAGCCTATATGTTATTTGGACTAGGATGGCCAGAAGTTGCCATTATTGTGATAGTTGCTGTGGTAATTTTTGGGCCAAAAAAAATTCCCGAATTGGGAAGTGCGCTGGGTAAAACTCTACGGGGTTTTAAGGAGGAAATTAAAGGTTCTAGTGCAGATAATAACTCAGACCAAGACCAGTAAGATTCAAAATTGGCAGCATGGCAAAGGTCAATGGTAGAGATACGAGCGATCGCATCTCTACTATTGACTAAAGCAGCGTATTGATGATAGAAGAAGCCACACCATTTTGAGAATCTACAATAGTTGAGGGTGTATTTGATTGCTGTGTTTCTTCTTTGACTACGCCACGTGCGCGAATTAACCGAATAGCGCGGCTGACGCTTTCTGGCAAAACTACAACCAGAC contains:
- the tatA gene encoding twin-arginine translocase TatA/TatE family subunit → MLFGLGWPEVAIIVIVAVVIFGPKKIPELGSALGKTLRGFKEEIKGSSADNNSDQDQ